From the genome of Rhodothermales bacterium:
CGTTTGCGTCGCTCGCGTATGTTCTCCAGCTCAGAGCCCCACCGGTATCTGCAGCGAGATGTTGAGGCGATATGCGTGCTTGAGTGCGGGCTTGACCCAACCCCTGCTGAACACAGAGGTCTGATACTCCCCATAGAAGTTGAGCGTGTACTTTGGCTTGATCAGCACGTAGCCGACGCGAATGGGTAGCGGGGTCCAAAACGCCTTGTTTCGCCAGTCGTAGCGAGCCTGCATGTCCCCGTTCTGAAGGTAGACGCCTTTGCCGAGCTGAACGGCGAGGAACGGATTGATGATCAGGTCGTTGGCGAACACCGTGTTCGGCCTGCTCGCATCGATCTGCCCAAACACCTGCTGGAGGAGTAGGCCGATCAAGACGCGGTCGTTCGCGAGTCGCTGAATCAGCGCCGAGGCCAAGCCGTACTGCCACTGTCGCGCGCCCGAGGGGCCGAGCTTCGAGGTCGTGGCGGGGGTGACGATATCGGGCCCGATCCCGAAGCGGCCCGTTCCCCAGTCGACGGGCACAATCAGCGCGAAAATGTCGGTAGGGCTCAAACCCCAGGTGCCGTCTGCGGCTTCGGAAACGCGAATGGTCAGGCGTGGCAGGATCGAGATTTTGCCGGCCGGGATCGGCGCCACGAAACGGAACTGAAAGAATCGCCGAACTCCTGGCGGCCGCGAGCCGTAGTAGCGCGGGATGCCTTGGTACGCGAACTGTAGCGACCACTGGGCCGCCGTGCTGTCGACCGACATCGATTCGCGGCTTTGGTCGCCGCCGGCCTCCCGCGGAGCATCGCGCCCGTCTGCAAGCTCGGGGACGATCGCCTCGTCGACTCCGAGCCTCTCTTGCTCGCTCGCGTCACTTTCCGAGGGAGGCTCCTGCGCGGTAGCTCCAAGAGCGAAGAGCCAAGTCATGCTTGCCGCAGCAACGGCCTTCGTCATCGAAGCGATTGCAGCATAACTCCACAAGGGATCCATTGGGTACTACTCAGCCACGCTTGCGAAATCGGTTTCCTCGATCTGCGGAAGCTTCCAGCTTTGATCAAAGAAGGGCTCGGTCGGTCCGTAGAATCGAAAATATGGGAACCAGGCACGCCCCGGAACGGACTTGATCCAGTTGCTTTCCCATCCCTCGGGGGCTTTCGGCCCAATGAAGATGGGCGTCGAGCCGTCCGGATTTGTCCTTACCCCTTCATGCACCGATCCGCGCTCGGCCCGTTTCTGGTCCGTCGTGATCAAGCCACGCGTGTCCACGTCGTAGATGGTGACCGCCCAGAACAGGCTGACCGGCGGGTTCGCAGGTACGTTGATCACGTACGACCGATCACCCGCGAGTGCGCGGCCTTTGGTGTCCAGGAACATGCCGCCGTAACCCATGCCTAAACCCGGCTTGGGGAAAGACATCCGCTCGGAGGTAAGACAGGCTTCATACGTAAAACGGGCGCGCGGATCGAATCGATCGAAATACTTCGTTCGCTGGGTGTTCTCCATGGCATCGCCGGGCTCAGAGCCCTCTACGCGCCCAATGATCAGGCGCCAGCCATCGTCACGCAGTACGCCTGGTAAACGCTCACGGAAGACCATGTTCTTGGCCATCGCTTCACCAACCAACACAGCGTCGGCCAAGATCTCTTTCTGTCGCTCGCTCGGATCGAAGGGCTTGCCCTTTTCGATGCCCATTTCCTTGAGGAAATACATGAAGAAGCGATCACGCTCTTCGACCGGTTCCTCCTGCAGGATGGCATGAAGCATCTCCCAGTATTTCATGCCACGCGGCTGATAGTTGCGACCGGGTTTGTTGTCAGAGGGAATGATGGTCGCAGCTCTGGGCGTTTCGCCGTTGTAGTACAGCTTGAACCCGCTGACGACCTGGTCGCGCTCTCCCGCGGGCACGCTGAGTCGAGACACCAACCAGACGTTATTGGTTTGCAACTCGATGGACTTGGCGCCCTCGATGTAGGGGATCTCCGATTGCGGTGTTTCGGGACCGGCGATCACCCAGGTGCCTCCCTTACCTGCATTGGGACCGAACAGGCCATAATCAAATCCGCGCTGCCAGAAGTCGATGCCGAGGCCAATGATCGCGCCTGGCGGGACCTCGAAGACAGCCGCCTTGTCCTTGACGTTGGTCCAGCCGAACAGGTAGGGGGTCGTCTCGTTGGCCGTGAGGATTTGCGAGCGATCGTCGAACTGGGTCGCGTAGACCATCTGGTTCGGCTTCATGTCGTAGAGGTCGAGATAGGATTGGCGCCACTGGGCCTGTCCCATGATGGGCAACGACCATAGGTAGACCTGCACCGCACGGTGGTAGTCCATCTCGTAATAGAGCTTCTCTGACGTTTCCTCGGTGGGGATGCCGTGGTCGAATGTCAGTTCACCGATATGGGTCTTCACCTTGTTCGGGTACGTACCTTTCTGCGTAGGAAACTCTTGGCCGACCACGCGTGCATAGGACGGCGACACGGTGGGGACCGCGACTGGCGTGGCTTTGTCGTCGACGGCTTCGATTGGGCCTTGCTTTTCGACACAGCCAAGCACCGCGCAAAAAACCGCCAACGCCGGCGCAAACACTCTGTAGATGACAACCATGAGTAGGGTATCCTTTGCGAACCTATGCCTACGGCTGAGTGGGTTCAAGCTATTTCGCCTTGCTCCGGATCATGTCAATCGCGGGCTGAAGGTCCTGAGACACCCTGGCCTCGATGAGTCTTGGGCCTCTCTGCCCCATCGCCTGTTCGAACTGCGTGTGGAAATCTTCGGCCGTCGCGACGCTGACTGCCTGCACTCCGATTCCCTCCGACAGACCGACCCAGTCGATGGAAGGTCGATCAAGCTTCAACATCGACAACATCTTGTCGGTCGGTCCTTTCTGGGCAACGCGGGCAAGCTCGAGGTTGAGTATCCCGTAGTCGTCATTTCGCAGGACCACGACGGTGACATCGCAGTTCTCCCGGGCGATGCTCCACAGCGCCTGGGGGGTGTACATGCCGGAACCGTCGCCCTGGAGCCCCACAACTTTACGATCCGGGCAGGCAACGGCAGCCCCCAGCGCGAGCGGCAGCCCATTGCCAATGGCGCCACCACTCGGGGCGAGAAGATAGTCATGACGTCGGGCATGCCTTGTTTCCTCGAACAACTGTGACGAGGCCGTGATCGCCTCGTCGACCAGAATCGTATCATCCGGCATGAGCAAACTCATGCTTTGACCGATCGCCTCGACCGTCAGCTCGCCAGCGGGTGGTTTCGGCTCAACACGTCGGACACGTTCCGTCGTTTCAACGCCCGCGCCGACGGCAACTGCCAGATCGTTTAGAGCCGCCGGGATGTCGTGGTCGGTCGTCGCCAGCGTCCAAACCACGCAATGTTCGGGGATCTTGGACAAAGGCATGCCCTGATAGGCAAAGGTGGCAACTGGATTGAGGGCGCCCACGAGAATGACCTGATCCACCTCCCGAAATTGTGGGAGGGACATCTCCAGTAGATACTTGACGATCGGGACGTGGATCCTGCCAGCGCCGCGGGCAAACCTTCCGGGCGTCGTTTCGGCCATGATCTGGGCGCCGGTCTTGGCGGCGATCCGACCGACTATCTCGAGCTCATCGTCGCGAAGGGCTGGTCCGCCGAGCAACAATACGGTCTTGCGTCCGCTTTGAAGACGATCGGCAGCTTCCTGGACGGTCTCAGGGGAGACGCGGGGCGACGAGATTGGATGTTCGTTGACCGGTGTTCCGGCGGAAGGATCCCAATGGCAGTCGGTCGGCGCAATCACCGTGCAGATCTTGCCTGCCCCCATGGTGGCATACCGCGCCGCCGCCGCGCCGATCACGGCCAAATCGCTGGCGGAACGTGCCTCTCGGGTCCAGTGCGACACGACTCTTGCCAAATCGATTACCCGACCGCCGACCATTTCGTGCTCGGGAAATCGATATTGATGGTAGGTGGCATTGGCTCCGACCACGTTCACCATCGGTGTGTTGGCACGCCCCGCATTCTGAAGGTTCGCGATCCCGTTCGCGAAGCCAGACCCGACATGCAACAACGTCAATGCGGGTTTGCCGGCCATCCGTCCGTATCCGTCGGCCGCACCGGTGACGATATTCTCCTCGAGGCAAAGAATCGGGCGCATGTCATCCGTCAGCCCCATCTCGTAAACCAGTTGCATCTCGGATGTGCCGGGGTTCGCAAAGCAGGTATCAATTCCCGCGTCAACAAGTGCCTTGAAGAGAGATTGCGCTCCATTCATTTCATTCCATCCGTTTCGATCTTCCGCTTCGCTGCAAACACTCTGCGGGTGACAATCATGAAGAGGGCATCCTCTGCGGAGCTTATTTCGTCCTGATTTGGTTAGTCAATCACTGGCGGCGCCCCGTCAATTGGGGTCTCGCCGAATCTACTCCATCACCACGAGCCATAGCCAACTCAAAAAGGCATCTGCGCTGCGAGCTGACTCGAGGACGCACCAGCTCCCTGTGGCAAGGCAACCTAGGAAATCCAACCTAATTTTTGTATAAGTCTCGCATGCAAAGCGCCATGGGTTTGATCTGCCGGCGCGTTCCGCTCCTGCTGTTGGCTACCTTTGCCGGGGTGGCGACGGCCTCTGCTCAGATGGACGCGGAACCGCGCCGGGACCAGGCCGCTCCAGACACCTCGGTGGTCGTGGGGAAGGACGAGAACGGGTTGATGAAGGCATACACGATCGAGTTCGGCGATGAGAAGGATTGGATCCAGTTGCTATCGGGGGAGTGGTTGCGCGGCAATGTGGAGCGGATGCGGGATGCAAGGCTCGACTTCCACAGCGATGAGATCAAGGAGATCACCTATGACTGGAAGAAGGTGCAACAGCTCCACTCGCCGAAGGCCAACACATACCGCTTCACGGACGGCACGAAGCTCGTCGGACCCGCCATGATCAACAAAGAGCTCGTTACGGTACAAACCGAGACCGGGATCGCGATGCGAAAGCGATCCGAGCTTAACGCGATTCTCGAGCACACGCCGCGCGAGGGAGACTACTGGTCCACGGTGCTGCGCGTGGGGCTTACCGCCAACGCAGGCAACACGGAAAACCTGAGCTTCAACGCATTCTGGCTGCTCGTCCGCGAGGACAGTTTGACGCGCACGGCGCTCAGCTATGACGGGACGTTCGGCACTGCCGACCGCACAGAAGTGGCGAATCGGCATCTCGGAAGCGGCGAAGTCAACGTCTTCGTCTATCCGGGGATCTATGTCATCGCGGCGAACGCGCAGCTGCTGTACGACAAGTTCCAAAACGTCCGGCTTCGTGCCACGCCCGCCGCAGGCGCGGGTTTTCAACTGATTGCGACGTATGTCGTCGACTGGAAGCTCGAGCTTGCGCCCCTGGGATATCAGTACCTGTCGTTGCTCGAGCCGGCGGCGAACGTGAGGAACCCGCAACACGACGGGCTCATGATGTTCCGAATGTTCGCGGACATCGATTTCACGGACGACATCGAGCTACTGCTGGAGTGGCGATCGAATCTCGTGTACACGACCATCGGCAACACCAACCATTTGGGCAATGTGATCTTCAATTTGCGGGTGACAACCATTCTCTACTTCAACACGTCCTTCTTGTACCTGAGGACGAGGCAGCCGTTCCCACAGGCCGATGGGACCGTGCCGGGGAAGAACGACTATCAGCTGGTGGTGGGAATCTCGTTGCACATCAGCTAGCCGAATCTATGACCCGAAGTGCGCCGTGAGACCCGACCTCGACGGGGCGCATACCCGAGTTATTGCTCGCGGGCGTCGCTGGCGCTAAGCCCCTATGGATTTGAAGGCCAGTCGACTCGACACGGTGGGTTGGGGAGCTATTGTGGTTCTCTTTTTGTCGGCGCCTTTGCTGCAGCCTCCGCACGGGGCGAGCGCGCAGGAGCGGGAAGAGGAGCCGGCCAAGCCAACTCCGGAAGCTCCGACCACGGCTGCGCCGACGGAGGAGGCGACTCCTCAGGTCCAGGAGGCGGTCGAGCAGGCGGAAGCGGCAGTCGAGGTCGGTATCCCAGCGGACTTCACGATCGAGTTCGGGGACACCGACGACTGGATTCAGTTCAAGGCCGGCGAGTGGCTCAAGGGCGAGCTCAAATGGATGCGGCAAACCGACAACGAGATGGAATTCGAGAGCAAGAAGCTCAAGCTCATGCAATTCAAGTGGTCGGACATCGTTCAACTCCACGCCGCGCGGATCAAGACTTACGTCTTCGAAAAGGGCATCGTGGTGACCGGAAGGGCCATGGTCACCAAGGAGCAGGTGATCATCGAGACGGTCGAAGGCGTGAAAGTCTTTCCTCGCGACAAGCTCGTATCGATCATCCGCGGAGAGCCGAGGGAGCGAAACTACTGGTCGACGCGTCTACGGGCAGGCTTTTCGGGAAATGCGGGAAACAGCGAGCAGATCTCGCTCAACGTGTTTTGGCGGCTCAAGCGTGGTGATGAGCTCAGCCGCACGCTGATTAGTTACGAGGGGACGTTTGCTTCTGCGGCACGGGAGGAAACCGCGAATCGACACCTCGGCGACGCCAGCCTGACCCTCTTCATTTCGCGGCGTGTCTTCATCACGCCGATCAAGGGCCAGCTCCTGAACGACCGATTCCAGAACCTCAGGCTGCGCGCGACGCCGACGGCGGGCGCCGGCGTCCATATCTTCGATACGAAGGTCAAGTGGGATGTCGACGGGAGCCTCGGCTACCAATTCACGAACTTCCTGAGCACGGCGGCGGGAATCAAGAACCCCCAGCATGATGGCCTGTTCGCGGCGCACACGTACTTCAAGTGGACCTTCGTGCCCGATAACAACCTCGAGCTCGATTGGCTGACCAACGTCGTCTACACCACCATCGGCCTCACCAACCACATTGGAAGCGCGAAGCTCAAGCTCAAGGTGGTCAGCATCTTCGAGTTTGAGACCGTGTTCACGTTCTTCAGAACTGAAAGACCCCCGCCGAGAGCCGACGGGACCGTGCCCAAGCGAAACGACTATCAGGTCGTCATCGGCCTCGTGCTGAAGATCAACGAGTAGCAATCACAAATGAAGGAGCTCGACATGCAAACCGCACTAAGCATTCGGCAACCCGGGCCGGCGATGGCCTCGACGTTGTTCATCGTGGTCATCGCACTGCTCCCGGGGGTCGCCTTCGGACAGGAGGAGAAGACGACGCCGATAGCGTCGCCTACCCGGGAAATCGACCGGTTCGTCGAGAGTACGCAGCAACGCGAAGCCGAGCTCGAGGAGCTGCGCCGGGTGGTCGACGAGCACGGAGATCGGCCCGGGGCAAAACTCGTCCGGGCCGAGCTTTCGCGCCGGCGCGCTCGAAAGCGGCGCGACCTGTCGAGGTTGGTCGCCCTCCTGACAGAAGCAGACACCTCGGGAATCGATGTTTCGGCAGCGCGCGAAGTCACCGTTGGGATCCTAGAAGGAGACCGGCTGACGCTTCTGAAGAACCTCGAGAAGACGAGGCTCGAATCATTCGACCTCGTCGACGCCGCCGAGCTCGGAAGCGCGGCCGAATCGGAAGTGGCGCGCAGAAAGCTCGCCATACTGATTCCAAAGATGGACCGTATCGTCGGCTACTTGGACATGAACCTCGACCAGCGAAAACAACTTGGCGTCGACGTCGAAGCGGACATCTCAGAGCTCACGACGGGCATCCAGCTCCGTGCGGACTTCGCGGCCAGCCTGTTACAGGGCACCAAGGAGTGGATCGACGACATCTCGGCGCTCCCTGGAGTCGACAAGGATACGGAGGCACAACGAGAGCTGGCCTCGCTCCGAAAACAGCGGAACGTGCTCGCGGAGAGTCAGCACCTCAACGTGGGCCTGCTCGACAAGCACGGCCTAGAGACGTCGGAGCTGAAGCTCGGAATCATCCTTTTCACCGGCAGGCTATCCCAAGACATATTCGATGAAGGCGTGGCCGCCGGTTGGGCGCGCGAGAGGCTGGACGATCTCGGCAATTGGCTCGGCAGCAGGGGGGTGGCGTTCCTGTTCGAGGTCCTGGTTTTTTCGCTGGTGTTGTTCGGGTTTTGGATCTTGTCCCGGCTTGCTCGGGAGGCGGTTCGGCGCGGGCTCGGACGCGAGCGGTGGAAACTCTCCACGTTGGCAAGAAACTTCTTCATCAACGCCACCGGCCGGCTCGTCATGCTGCTCGGCCTCGTCGTCGCATTGGCTCAGGTCGGCATCGAGCTCGCTCCTTTGCTCGCCGGCCTCGGAATCGCAGGCCTGGTGATCGGGTTCGCAATGCAGGACACGCTGTCGAACTTCGCGTCTGGCCTGATGATTCTCATCTATCGTCCTTTCGACGTTGGCAGTTGGATCGAGGCGGGAGGCGTGACGGGACAGGTCGACCAGATGAGCTTGGTCTCGACGATCATTCTCACCGGCGACAATCAAGAGGTCATCCTGCCGAACAAACAGGTCTGGAGCGGTATGATTCGCAACATCACGCAGCGGGACATTCGGCGCGTGGATATGACGTTTGGGATTGGATATGCGGACGACATCCCTCACGCCGAAAAGGTGCTTTCCGACATCGTGGCTTCTCACGACAAGGTCCTCAGAGATCCGGAACCGCTGATTCGGGTAAACGAGCTGGGGGATTCGGCGGTG
Proteins encoded in this window:
- a CDS encoding mechanosensitive ion channel family protein; the protein is MQTALSIRQPGPAMASTLFIVVIALLPGVAFGQEEKTTPIASPTREIDRFVESTQQREAELEELRRVVDEHGDRPGAKLVRAELSRRRARKRRDLSRLVALLTEADTSGIDVSAAREVTVGILEGDRLTLLKNLEKTRLESFDLVDAAELGSAAESEVARRKLAILIPKMDRIVGYLDMNLDQRKQLGVDVEADISELTTGIQLRADFAASLLQGTKEWIDDISALPGVDKDTEAQRELASLRKQRNVLAESQHLNVGLLDKHGLETSELKLGIILFTGRLSQDIFDEGVAAGWARERLDDLGNWLGSRGVAFLFEVLVFSLVLFGFWILSRLAREAVRRGLGRERWKLSTLARNFFINATGRLVMLLGLVVALAQVGIELAPLLAGLGIAGLVIGFAMQDTLSNFASGLMILIYRPFDVGSWIEAGGVTGQVDQMSLVSTIILTGDNQEVILPNKQVWSGMIRNITQRDIRRVDMTFGIGYADDIPHAEKVLSDIVASHDKVLRDPEPLIRVNELGDSAVNLIVRPWAKTSDYWTVYWDITREVKQRFDAEGISIPFPQRDMHFYRESAGLQSEKAST
- a CDS encoding DUF481 domain-containing protein; translated protein: MKASRLDTVGWGAIVVLFLSAPLLQPPHGASAQEREEEPAKPTPEAPTTAAPTEEATPQVQEAVEQAEAAVEVGIPADFTIEFGDTDDWIQFKAGEWLKGELKWMRQTDNEMEFESKKLKLMQFKWSDIVQLHAARIKTYVFEKGIVVTGRAMVTKEQVIIETVEGVKVFPRDKLVSIIRGEPRERNYWSTRLRAGFSGNAGNSEQISLNVFWRLKRGDELSRTLISYEGTFASAAREETANRHLGDASLTLFISRRVFITPIKGQLLNDRFQNLRLRATPTAGAGVHIFDTKVKWDVDGSLGYQFTNFLSTAAGIKNPQHDGLFAAHTYFKWTFVPDNNLELDWLTNVVYTTIGLTNHIGSAKLKLKVVSIFEFETVFTFFRTERPPPRADGTVPKRNDYQVVIGLVLKINE
- a CDS encoding DUF1254 domain-containing protein encodes the protein MVVIYRVFAPALAVFCAVLGCVEKQGPIEAVDDKATPVAVPTVSPSYARVVGQEFPTQKGTYPNKVKTHIGELTFDHGIPTEETSEKLYYEMDYHRAVQVYLWSLPIMGQAQWRQSYLDLYDMKPNQMVYATQFDDRSQILTANETTPYLFGWTNVKDKAAVFEVPPGAIIGLGIDFWQRGFDYGLFGPNAGKGGTWVIAGPETPQSEIPYIEGAKSIELQTNNVWLVSRLSVPAGERDQVVSGFKLYYNGETPRAATIIPSDNKPGRNYQPRGMKYWEMLHAILQEEPVEERDRFFMYFLKEMGIEKGKPFDPSERQKEILADAVLVGEAMAKNMVFRERLPGVLRDDGWRLIIGRVEGSEPGDAMENTQRTKYFDRFDPRARFTYEACLTSERMSFPKPGLGMGYGGMFLDTKGRALAGDRSYVINVPANPPVSLFWAVTIYDVDTRGLITTDQKRAERGSVHEGVRTNPDGSTPIFIGPKAPEGWESNWIKSVPGRAWFPYFRFYGPTEPFFDQSWKLPQIEETDFASVAE
- a CDS encoding acetolactate synthase large subunit, with protein sequence MNGAQSLFKALVDAGIDTCFANPGTSEMQLVYEMGLTDDMRPILCLEENIVTGAADGYGRMAGKPALTLLHVGSGFANGIANLQNAGRANTPMVNVVGANATYHQYRFPEHEMVGGRVIDLARVVSHWTREARSASDLAVIGAAAARYATMGAGKICTVIAPTDCHWDPSAGTPVNEHPISSPRVSPETVQEAADRLQSGRKTVLLLGGPALRDDELEIVGRIAAKTGAQIMAETTPGRFARGAGRIHVPIVKYLLEMSLPQFREVDQVILVGALNPVATFAYQGMPLSKIPEHCVVWTLATTDHDIPAALNDLAVAVGAGVETTERVRRVEPKPPAGELTVEAIGQSMSLLMPDDTILVDEAITASSQLFEETRHARRHDYLLAPSGGAIGNGLPLALGAAVACPDRKVVGLQGDGSGMYTPQALWSIARENCDVTVVVLRNDDYGILNLELARVAQKGPTDKMLSMLKLDRPSIDWVGLSEGIGVQAVSVATAEDFHTQFEQAMGQRGPRLIEARVSQDLQPAIDMIRSKAK
- a CDS encoding DUF481 domain-containing protein, which produces MGLICRRVPLLLLATFAGVATASAQMDAEPRRDQAAPDTSVVVGKDENGLMKAYTIEFGDEKDWIQLLSGEWLRGNVERMRDARLDFHSDEIKEITYDWKKVQQLHSPKANTYRFTDGTKLVGPAMINKELVTVQTETGIAMRKRSELNAILEHTPREGDYWSTVLRVGLTANAGNTENLSFNAFWLLVREDSLTRTALSYDGTFGTADRTEVANRHLGSGEVNVFVYPGIYVIAANAQLLYDKFQNVRLRATPAAGAGFQLIATYVVDWKLELAPLGYQYLSLLEPAANVRNPQHDGLMMFRMFADIDFTDDIELLLEWRSNLVYTTIGNTNHLGNVIFNLRVTTILYFNTSFLYLRTRQPFPQADGTVPGKNDYQLVVGISLHIS